One Candidatus Binataceae bacterium genomic region harbors:
- a CDS encoding MBL fold metallo-hydrolase, translating to MAVTLTVLGAGDAFASKGYFQASYLLDAGEKRVLLDAGPTLLTALKRVRVATNSIDLVLISHLHGDHFAGLPFLILEYLYENPLMRRLTIAGPPKLAERTWTLFRNCYPETDASLVRDRIDFVTMPAGGEVTVAGVPVRTMRTPHMVNETSLAFRVSLGGRTVVFSGDSGWTDELIEFSAGSDLFLCECTYFESTQLRFHINYPELWDNHTRLSTRRLVMTHVGREVLEHAAEVKLEMAHDLMTIQV from the coding sequence ATGGCGGTGACGCTGACGGTGCTGGGCGCCGGCGATGCCTTTGCCAGCAAAGGCTATTTTCAGGCCAGCTATCTGTTGGACGCGGGCGAGAAGCGAGTTCTGTTGGATGCAGGGCCCACCCTGCTGACTGCGCTCAAACGCGTGCGCGTGGCCACCAACAGTATCGACCTGGTGCTGATCAGCCACCTGCATGGCGACCATTTCGCCGGTCTGCCCTTTCTCATCCTGGAATATCTCTACGAAAATCCGCTTATGCGGCGCCTGACTATCGCCGGACCGCCTAAGCTTGCCGAGCGCACCTGGACGCTGTTTCGCAACTGCTACCCGGAGACCGATGCGAGTTTGGTGCGTGATCGGATAGATTTCGTGACGATGCCAGCCGGCGGCGAGGTCACGGTGGCGGGAGTCCCGGTGCGGACCATGCGCACTCCGCATATGGTCAATGAAACCTCACTGGCCTTTCGGGTAAGCCTAGGTGGGCGCACGGTGGTCTTTTCCGGCGACAGCGGTTGGACCGACGAGCTGATCGAATTTTCGGCGGGTAGCGACCTGTTCCTATGCGAATGCACTTATTTCGAATCGACCCAGCTGCGCTTTCATATTAATTATCCGGAGCTGTGGGATAACCATACGCGTTTGAGCACGCGCCGGCTGGTGATGACTCACGTCGGCCGCGAGGTCTTGGAGCATGCCGCCGAGGTCAAGCTGGAGATGGCCCACGACCTCATGACGATCCAAGTTTAA